In one window of Lewinella sp. 4G2 DNA:
- a CDS encoding T9SS type A sorting domain-containing protein: MQKLYLQLLSLLLVIGAGSLRAQDVSANYFQGDTLVEISQSSSAATVTTFTYDTDCEQLQIAITDPVNAPQGTSKPYVVRVRNADGDQITDLTDRLTVTMRVRSAEAMPVEMLFRSGDGTADFRTSRLGFDVPAGLDEWTEATVTFTSAEFGPSFDPADIRDFWFYLDRSNENFPGNDFYIDHIVIGGPADAAQNSPCELGDGGGGTMTDTMFSANYFRGDTLVEISQSSSAASVSTFTYDTECEQLQIAITDPVNAPQGTSKPYVVRVNDADGNKVTNLTDRLTVTMRVRSAEALPVEMLFRSGDGTADFRTSRLGFDVPAGLDEWTEATVTFTSAEFGSSFDPADIRDFWFYLDRSNENFPGNDFYIDHIVIGGPADATQNSPCELGDGGGGTMTDTMFSANYFQGDTLIELSQSGSAPSVTTFTYDTDCEQLLIAITDPVGAPQGTSKPYSVRLNDADGNKVTNLTDRLTVTMRVRSAEALPVELLFRSGDGTADFRTSRLGFDVPAGLDEWTEATVTFTSDEFGPVFDPADIRDLWFYLDRSNENFPGNEFYIDHIVVGGAPDAEQNSPCSLEAGVPGTFVEYFTGDSLTSFSTSNAAGRSATFDLDTDCGVLNLSVTDPVDNALPAFNAFQVNPTNENGERLTMIDGDLSVTMRVRSAEAVNVAILLRSGGGTPPERTDRLAVDIPAGLEDWTEFTVTFTAAELGGFDPMTFSDVWFYLDRGTPNFAGNFFSIDHIAIGEAPDPAQNTSCDFMIRPTSYTAQFDNLDGLTVFGGAEAERLTIGVTADCEEALVTVTDPVNAPLGAFRPLIITPTAEGGLPITSIEGLTQVFIRARSAEAFPISVLFRSGDGAIASRSAVLTETVQGDLTGWSNLVFDFTAEDLEGFDPTDLLDMWIYLDREQDNFPGNEIFFDYISIGTKPAAEDASPCGLPDLTVGTNEAAWAVGMSVYPNPVTDLLTVDVPALAGRNAGAQLELVDVTGRLQRLPAVQFNAGRAVLSLSHLPRGVYFLRLRDAAGATVTRRLIRN, encoded by the coding sequence ATGCAAAAACTATACCTCCAGTTATTATCTCTACTACTTGTGATCGGAGCCGGCAGCCTGCGGGCGCAGGACGTTTCCGCCAACTACTTCCAGGGGGATACCCTCGTAGAGATCAGCCAGAGCAGTTCCGCCGCAACCGTAACGACGTTCACCTACGATACCGACTGTGAGCAACTGCAGATCGCCATCACTGACCCCGTCAATGCGCCGCAGGGCACTTCCAAGCCCTACGTAGTGCGGGTACGCAACGCCGATGGTGACCAAATTACGGACCTCACCGACCGGCTTACCGTCACCATGCGCGTCCGCTCCGCCGAAGCTATGCCCGTAGAAATGTTGTTCCGCTCCGGCGACGGTACCGCCGATTTCCGGACGAGTCGCCTCGGTTTTGACGTCCCCGCCGGGCTCGATGAGTGGACGGAAGCGACCGTCACCTTCACCAGTGCTGAATTCGGCCCTTCCTTTGATCCGGCCGACATCCGTGACTTCTGGTTCTACCTGGATCGTAGCAACGAAAACTTCCCCGGTAACGACTTCTACATCGACCACATCGTGATCGGTGGGCCCGCCGATGCTGCGCAGAATTCCCCCTGTGAACTCGGCGACGGCGGTGGCGGTACGATGACCGATACCATGTTCTCCGCTAATTACTTCCGGGGAGATACCCTCGTGGAGATCAGCCAGAGCAGCTCGGCGGCCAGCGTGTCCACCTTCACCTACGATACGGAGTGCGAGCAACTGCAGATTGCCATCACCGACCCCGTCAATGCACCACAGGGCACCTCCAAGCCTTACGTCGTGCGGGTAAATGACGCAGACGGAAATAAGGTGACCAACCTTACGGACCGGCTGACCGTCACGATGCGCGTCCGCTCCGCCGAGGCGCTGCCGGTAGAAATGTTGTTCCGCTCCGGCGACGGTACCGCCGATTTCCGGACGAGTCGCCTCGGTTTTGACGTCCCGGCTGGGCTCGACGAGTGGACGGAAGCAACCGTCACCTTTACCAGCGCTGAGTTCGGTTCTTCCTTTGATCCGGCTGACATTCGTGACTTCTGGTTCTACCTGGATCGCAGCAACGAAAACTTCCCCGGTAACGACTTCTACATCGACCACATCGTGATCGGTGGGCCCGCCGATGCTACGCAGAATTCCCCCTGCGAACTCGGCGACGGCGGTGGCGGCACGATGACCGACACCATGTTCTCCGCCAATTACTTCCAGGGAGATACGCTCATCGAACTCAGCCAGAGTGGTTCCGCCCCGAGCGTGACGACGTTCACTTACGATACGGACTGTGAGCAACTGTTGATCGCCATCACCGACCCGGTTGGTGCGCCGCAGGGCACTTCCAAGCCGTACAGCGTGCGCCTGAATGATGCGGACGGCAACAAGGTGACCAACCTTACGGACCGGCTGACCGTCACGATGCGCGTGCGCTCCGCCGAGGCCCTGCCCGTAGAATTACTATTCCGTTCCGGAGACGGTACGGCTGACTTCCGGACGAGCCGCCTCGGTTTCGATGTCCCGGCCGGTCTCGATGAATGGACGGAAGCGACCGTCACCTTCACCAGCGATGAGTTTGGCCCCGTTTTTGACCCCGCCGATATTCGCGATTTGTGGTTCTACCTCGACCGCAGCAACGAGAACTTCCCCGGTAATGAATTTTACATCGACCACATCGTCGTAGGTGGTGCGCCGGACGCGGAGCAAAACTCCCCTTGCTCACTGGAAGCCGGTGTTCCGGGCACGTTCGTAGAGTACTTCACGGGGGACAGTTTGACGTCCTTCTCCACCTCCAATGCAGCGGGCCGCTCGGCCACTTTCGATCTGGATACGGATTGTGGTGTCCTTAACCTTTCCGTTACTGACCCCGTCGATAATGCGCTGCCGGCGTTCAACGCCTTCCAGGTGAACCCCACCAACGAAAACGGGGAGCGCCTGACGATGATTGACGGTGACCTTTCGGTTACGATGCGCGTGCGCTCCGCCGAGGCCGTCAACGTGGCCATTCTGCTCCGGTCCGGCGGTGGTACGCCACCCGAACGGACCGACCGCCTGGCCGTAGACATCCCCGCCGGCCTGGAGGACTGGACGGAATTCACCGTCACCTTCACCGCCGCCGAGCTCGGCGGTTTTGACCCGATGACCTTTTCCGACGTCTGGTTCTACCTCGACCGTGGTACGCCCAACTTTGCGGGCAACTTCTTCAGCATCGACCACATCGCCATTGGTGAAGCGCCGGACCCGGCTCAGAATACTTCCTGTGATTTCATGATCCGCCCCACCAGCTACACGGCCCAGTTCGATAACCTCGATGGCCTGACGGTCTTCGGTGGTGCGGAAGCGGAGCGCCTGACCATTGGCGTCACCGCTGATTGCGAGGAGGCGCTCGTGACCGTTACGGACCCCGTAAACGCCCCGCTCGGTGCCTTCCGCCCGCTCATCATTACGCCCACGGCGGAGGGTGGTTTGCCCATTACCAGCATTGAGGGTCTCACACAGGTGTTCATCCGCGCCCGTAGCGCGGAGGCCTTCCCGATCTCCGTCCTCTTCCGTTCCGGAGACGGCGCCATCGCTTCCCGTTCGGCGGTGCTGACCGAGACGGTGCAGGGCGACCTTACCGGATGGTCCAACCTCGTTTTCGACTTCACCGCTGAGGACCTGGAGGGCTTTGACCCGACCGATCTCCTTGATATGTGGATCTACCTCGATCGGGAGCAGGACAACTTCCCCGGCAACGAGATCTTCTTCGACTACATTTCCATCGGCACCAAGCCCGCGGCTGAGGATGCCTCCCCCTGCGGCCTACCCGACCTGACGGTAGGTACGAATGAGGCTGCCTGGGCGGTTGGCATGTCCGTCTACCCCAACCCCGTCACCGATCTGCTTACGGTGGACGTCCCCGCGCTGGCGGGCCGCAATGCGGGTGCGCAGTTGGAGTTGGTCGACGTTACTGGCCGTTTGCAGCGTTTGCCGGCCGTTCAGTTTAACGCTGGCCGGGCGGTTCTTTCGCTGAGCCACCTCCCCCGGGGCGTGTACTTCCTGCGTTTGCGGGATGCCGCCGGTGCTACGGTCACGCGGAGGTTGATCCGTAACTAA
- a CDS encoding T9SS type A sorting domain-containing protein, giving the protein MPRSLFSSRTPFGVSACFALTLLGTCVSAQESSEIVYLDAENHLRYVADDENNYVADFSHAGYKNGDAPLPEVPTVLTLDPITGDNTAHIQAALDDLAARTPDANGYRGALLLGPGNYPVSGQLFIRASGMVLRGSGQEINSGENTVIQGLGNAPTLRNLIVVQGQSLPSWTNAVAGTRSDVTSEFVPAGSRTLEVAAAEFYRRGDRVIVTQPSTAEWLASIDRGATAGDEPWATGDIDLYYNRLITDVNIPEGKITLNIPVYDHLDRSLAQSSVYILDDRTILTEVGIENLRIDVQTNGPLEEDHVRTTIFMRGVQDAWVKDVTALNFSYALVDLSVANRVTVTGCSGLAPHSPVLGGRRYNFCASSFTNNCLFTDNYATEGRHAFVSNGTSSVSGIVFHNSISDRDLNVSEGHRRWSQGLLFDQLDFRESNTRNLIGLYNRGDFGTGHGWASVNSVAWNVQTPSTRGIIIQKPPGRQNYAIGCRSNVTGTGPFDHPAGYIELTNETLAIPSLYDAQLANRREFGITPDAPAKLERLFFGDGLTLTWMDIATRETGYVVVASNDGGVTYQTIATLPPNTEAYGGPLPTGSGTFIYRVYALNDAGPSPFSNGIAVQGTTSVREATARELRTYPNPVTNQLMLETERPLTSLEVHDANGRAILTGSTATAIDTSAWPAGLYVLKVHLTDGRVLSRRIIKQ; this is encoded by the coding sequence ATGCCCCGTTCATTATTCTCTTCCCGCACTCCATTTGGGGTGTCCGCTTGCTTTGCCCTCACTTTGCTTGGCACCTGCGTCAGCGCCCAGGAAAGCTCCGAGATTGTCTACCTCGACGCGGAAAACCACCTCCGGTACGTGGCGGACGATGAGAATAATTACGTGGCCGACTTTAGCCACGCCGGCTACAAAAACGGCGACGCTCCCCTCCCCGAAGTGCCCACCGTACTGACCCTGGACCCGATCACGGGCGACAATACTGCGCACATTCAGGCCGCACTCGACGATTTGGCCGCACGGACGCCCGACGCCAACGGCTACCGCGGTGCCCTCCTGCTCGGGCCCGGTAACTACCCGGTATCCGGCCAGCTATTTATCCGCGCAAGTGGGATGGTGCTGCGCGGCTCCGGACAGGAGATCAACTCCGGCGAGAACACCGTGATTCAGGGCCTTGGGAACGCCCCGACGCTGCGCAACCTGATCGTCGTGCAGGGGCAGAGCCTGCCGAGTTGGACGAACGCCGTGGCTGGCACCCGCTCCGACGTGACGAGTGAGTTCGTCCCCGCCGGGTCCCGCACCCTCGAGGTGGCCGCCGCTGAATTCTACCGCCGCGGCGACCGAGTAATCGTCACCCAACCTAGCACGGCGGAATGGTTGGCCTCGATTGACCGGGGCGCAACAGCTGGCGACGAACCCTGGGCTACCGGTGATATCGACCTGTACTATAACCGCCTCATTACCGACGTCAATATCCCCGAAGGGAAGATCACCCTCAATATTCCCGTCTACGATCACCTGGATCGGTCACTGGCGCAATCCTCCGTGTACATTCTGGATGACCGGACGATCCTGACCGAAGTGGGCATTGAAAACCTGCGGATCGACGTCCAGACCAACGGCCCGCTGGAGGAGGACCACGTCCGGACCACCATCTTCATGCGCGGCGTGCAGGATGCGTGGGTGAAGGACGTGACGGCGCTCAACTTCAGTTACGCCCTCGTTGACCTCTCGGTCGCCAACCGGGTGACGGTGACCGGCTGTTCGGGGCTCGCTCCCCACTCCCCAGTGCTGGGTGGGCGGCGCTATAACTTTTGCGCCAGCAGTTTTACCAATAACTGCCTCTTCACGGATAATTACGCCACCGAAGGGCGCCATGCTTTCGTGTCTAACGGAACGAGTAGCGTTTCGGGGATCGTCTTTCATAATTCCATCAGCGACCGGGACCTCAACGTGAGTGAGGGCCACCGCCGCTGGAGCCAGGGTTTGTTGTTTGACCAACTCGACTTCCGGGAGTCCAACACTCGCAACCTGATCGGCCTCTACAACCGGGGTGATTTTGGGACCGGCCACGGCTGGGCCAGCGTCAACAGCGTAGCCTGGAACGTCCAGACGCCCTCCACGCGGGGCATCATCATCCAGAAGCCACCCGGCCGGCAGAATTACGCCATTGGTTGCCGGAGCAACGTCACCGGAACGGGGCCCTTCGACCACCCGGCCGGCTACATTGAACTAACGAACGAGACGCTCGCCATCCCGTCCCTCTACGACGCCCAGCTGGCCAACCGCCGGGAGTTCGGGATCACGCCGGACGCCCCCGCCAAACTCGAACGCCTCTTCTTCGGCGACGGACTGACCCTGACCTGGATGGACATCGCCACCCGGGAGACCGGCTACGTCGTGGTGGCCTCCAACGACGGTGGGGTGACCTACCAAACCATCGCCACCCTGCCCCCGAATACGGAGGCTTACGGTGGGCCATTACCTACGGGTAGCGGCACTTTCATCTACCGGGTATACGCGCTGAACGACGCCGGGCCTTCTCCCTTCTCTAACGGGATTGCCGTGCAGGGCACCACCTCCGTGCGGGAAGCGACCGCCAGGGAACTCCGGACCTACCCTAATCCAGTTACCAACCAATTGATGCTGGAAACGGAGCGACCACTCACCAGCCTCGAAGTGCACGACGCCAACGGGCGAGCCATCCTCACCGGTTCTACCGCTACGGCCATCGATACGAGCGCTTGGCCGGCCGGCCTCTACGTACTGAAGGTTCACCTCACTGACGGACGGGTGCTTTCCCGCCGCATCATCAAACAGTAA
- a CDS encoding Zn-dependent alcohol dehydrogenase, which produces MPLLTRAAVADGAGGFTIESLELADPRPDEVIVKMKAAGLCHTDHDSLSWGKPIVMGHEGAGVVQQIGADIADLKVGNAVILNWATPCMRCFQCQEGNQHICEQNSPVVAGGNGYTPGHAHLEGTVLNGKPIERSFNLGTLSEYVLVKRSALVRTEGEGLNFAAAAIVSCGVMTGYGSVVNAAQLRAGSSAVVLGCGGVGLNVIQGCRVAGAGRIVAVDVNEGKLELAKQFGATDTYLARREDTGLLDAAEAIKEMLGGRGADYAFECTAIPELGAAPLAMVRNAGVAVQASGIEQEITVDMRLFEWDKTYVNPLYGKCRPQIDFPKIMQLYRNGDLLLDEMVTRTYSLEELGWAFEDLLGGRNAKGVVVF; this is translated from the coding sequence ATGCCCCTACTTACCCGGGCTGCCGTAGCCGATGGCGCCGGTGGTTTTACCATTGAGTCGCTGGAACTCGCCGACCCACGGCCGGACGAGGTGATCGTGAAGATGAAAGCCGCCGGTTTGTGCCATACCGACCACGACTCGCTAAGTTGGGGCAAACCCATCGTGATGGGCCACGAAGGCGCCGGGGTCGTCCAACAAATTGGTGCCGACATTGCGGACCTAAAAGTGGGTAACGCGGTGATCCTGAACTGGGCGACGCCGTGTATGCGCTGCTTTCAGTGCCAGGAGGGCAACCAACATATCTGTGAGCAGAATTCGCCAGTGGTCGCGGGTGGCAATGGCTACACCCCGGGCCACGCCCACCTCGAAGGGACGGTACTGAACGGGAAGCCGATTGAGCGCTCATTCAATCTCGGGACGCTGAGTGAATACGTACTGGTGAAGCGGTCGGCACTCGTCCGGACGGAAGGCGAAGGCCTGAATTTTGCCGCCGCGGCCATCGTGAGTTGCGGGGTGATGACGGGTTACGGATCGGTCGTAAATGCCGCGCAGTTGCGGGCTGGGAGTAGCGCCGTGGTCCTCGGTTGCGGGGGCGTGGGGCTGAACGTAATCCAGGGCTGCCGCGTAGCCGGCGCCGGCCGCATCGTCGCGGTGGACGTCAACGAAGGCAAACTGGAACTCGCCAAACAGTTTGGCGCCACGGATACCTACCTGGCGCGCCGGGAGGATACCGGGCTGCTCGACGCCGCCGAAGCCATCAAAGAAATGCTCGGCGGCCGCGGGGCGGACTACGCTTTTGAGTGCACGGCCATCCCCGAACTCGGCGCCGCTCCCCTGGCGATGGTGCGCAACGCCGGCGTGGCCGTGCAAGCAAGCGGCATCGAACAGGAGATCACCGTCGATATGCGCTTATTTGAATGGGATAAGACGTACGTCAACCCCCTCTACGGCAAGTGCCGTCCGCAGATCGATTTCCCGAAGATCATGCAGCTGTACCGCAACGGCGATTTGCTGCTGGATGAGATGGTAACGCGGACTTATTCGCTGGAAGAGCTCGGGTGGGCTTTTGAGGATTTGTTGGGGGGGAGGAATGCTAAGGGGGTGGTGGTTTTTTAG
- a CDS encoding T9SS type A sorting domain-containing protein, producing the protein MKQIYFLFLIFLLPAVALAQPANDDCAAAITITVQPTNGTNYTAFDTRTATASTPSPECTGFSADDDIWYSFVATEEELVFSYRSYFPIGNSTGLGYEVKTTCAADTAINCDFSVPVTAAGTGSQLMPNSGNQATPTFVVGDTYVIRIYAQGSAAQATGEFAIIGSPENDECANAVPIAVQNPTQVNYTSFNTLLATRSAPAPTCTGTSADDDIWYSFVAPATQLTIAYRNFTPQGTSSGLGYQVVEDCTAAASVNCDFSVPVTDSGAALQTIPIAGNTTTTGLTVGQTYLIRIFAQGSTAQAFGEFAIVTPPANDECDAALTLPVSAAGSCTPTTVTTTFATRSARDPDCSEFSANDDLFYTFTADGTTQLLTFSNFTPDEFTSASSGPGYELLDGCTGDFLECEFTTDVSSGSAEITFAPSTPLVAGNDYILRFFLQGSTGQGSVDVCLETVSCSPPVAAATTVEFDNCPNGTPTINIEVTDLGSFTTLTLNNDGGAPAITVDAIGTYNVGPFDAEGLINFTLDNDTDALCNLEIGNFNIFCRAENNSCATAETVMVNPMGDNTFTATASNFYATNSTFSTDPSCGNYAGGDLWYRFTALTPTVTLNSIDNDWSSISAVIYNDDCDAGTEVACDFVPNEEDRTFAGLTPGTDYLLRVFDFNDDQSGMATFSLQADISLPATLADFSGRAEGKQNRIEWTTETESGVSHFELERRAADELNWTMLDKLPATNVEQRDAAYVLMDAQPTAMTYYRLRTVDFDGAVATSPIISVERTDLAEGTTLDVFPNPVSTKLTVAYRLAVPTATLTLTDATGRVVRQRAIETGAGRLMLDVADVTPGFYLLRLDAAGERMVRKVIVE; encoded by the coding sequence ATGAAGCAGATCTACTTCCTATTCCTCATTTTCTTACTGCCGGCCGTTGCCCTCGCCCAGCCGGCGAACGATGACTGCGCGGCGGCCATCACCATTACCGTGCAACCGACCAACGGTACGAACTATACCGCCTTCGATACGCGGACGGCTACGGCTTCTACACCCAGCCCCGAATGTACCGGCTTCAGCGCCGATGATGACATCTGGTACAGTTTCGTAGCAACGGAAGAAGAATTGGTATTCAGCTACCGGAGTTACTTCCCCATTGGTAATTCTACCGGGTTGGGCTACGAGGTAAAGACTACGTGTGCCGCTGATACCGCCATTAACTGCGACTTTAGCGTACCGGTGACGGCGGCGGGGACGGGCTCGCAGTTGATGCCGAACTCTGGAAACCAGGCAACGCCGACCTTCGTTGTGGGGGATACCTATGTCATCCGCATCTACGCCCAGGGTAGCGCGGCCCAAGCGACGGGTGAGTTTGCCATTATCGGCTCCCCGGAAAATGATGAGTGCGCTAACGCCGTGCCGATTGCGGTACAGAACCCAACGCAGGTGAACTACACGTCCTTCAATACGCTATTGGCCACGCGTTCCGCGCCCGCTCCTACCTGTACGGGCACCAGCGCAGACGATGATATTTGGTACAGCTTCGTGGCACCCGCCACACAGCTAACCATCGCTTACCGGAACTTTACGCCGCAGGGAACCTCCTCCGGGCTTGGCTACCAGGTGGTGGAAGATTGCACGGCGGCGGCATCCGTAAACTGTGATTTCTCCGTACCGGTGACCGATTCCGGGGCCGCCCTCCAAACTATACCGATTGCTGGCAATACTACAACCACCGGTTTGACGGTAGGCCAGACTTACCTCATCCGCATCTTTGCGCAGGGGAGTACCGCGCAAGCTTTCGGTGAATTTGCCATCGTGACCCCTCCGGCTAACGATGAGTGTGATGCTGCCCTTACTCTCCCCGTAAGCGCCGCGGGAAGTTGTACCCCCACGACGGTGACGACGACGTTTGCAACGCGGTCCGCCCGCGACCCCGACTGCTCTGAGTTCAGCGCCAACGATGATCTTTTCTACACCTTTACGGCGGACGGTACGACCCAACTGCTGACCTTCAGCAACTTTACGCCGGATGAGTTTACGTCCGCCTCTTCCGGTCCGGGTTACGAATTGCTCGACGGGTGTACCGGTGACTTCCTGGAATGTGAGTTTACGACCGACGTATCCTCCGGTAGCGCTGAGATCACTTTTGCACCAAGTACGCCGCTGGTGGCGGGTAACGATTACATCCTGCGTTTCTTCCTGCAAGGGAGTACTGGTCAGGGTTCCGTGGATGTTTGCCTGGAGACCGTGAGCTGTAGCCCACCGGTTGCTGCGGCCACCACCGTTGAATTTGACAACTGCCCGAACGGGACACCGACGATCAACATCGAGGTGACTGACCTCGGTAGCTTCACGACGCTGACGCTGAATAACGACGGTGGCGCTCCCGCCATTACCGTGGATGCCATTGGCACTTACAACGTAGGCCCGTTTGATGCGGAAGGCCTCATCAACTTCACGTTGGATAACGATACGGATGCTCTCTGTAACCTTGAGATTGGCAACTTCAATATCTTCTGCCGGGCGGAGAACAACTCCTGCGCAACGGCGGAAACGGTTATGGTGAACCCCATGGGTGACAACACCTTTACGGCTACGGCGAGCAACTTTTACGCGACGAACTCCACCTTCTCAACAGATCCTTCCTGCGGCAACTACGCCGGTGGTGATCTGTGGTACCGTTTTACGGCGCTGACGCCGACCGTCACGCTGAACTCTATCGACAACGACTGGAGCAGCATCTCCGCCGTTATTTACAACGACGATTGTGATGCGGGCACTGAGGTGGCTTGTGACTTCGTCCCCAACGAGGAAGACCGCACGTTTGCCGGCCTCACGCCGGGTACGGATTACCTCCTACGCGTCTTCGACTTCAACGATGACCAGTCGGGCATGGCGACCTTTAGCCTGCAGGCTGATATCTCCCTTCCCGCAACGCTGGCCGACTTCAGTGGCCGCGCCGAGGGCAAGCAGAACCGCATTGAGTGGACCACCGAAACGGAAAGCGGCGTCAGCCACTTCGAGCTGGAGCGCCGCGCGGCGGACGAACTCAACTGGACGATGCTGGATAAGCTCCCTGCCACCAACGTAGAACAGCGTGATGCCGCCTACGTACTGATGGATGCCCAACCCACCGCCATGACTTACTACCGTCTACGGACGGTTGACTTTGATGGAGCGGTGGCCACCTCTCCCATCATCAGCGTGGAGCGGACGGATTTGGCTGAGGGGACTACGCTCGACGTCTTCCCTAACCCCGTATCCACGAAGTTGACGGTGGCTTACCGTTTGGCTGTCCCCACCGCGACCCTCACGTTGACGGATGCTACGGGCCGGGTGGTGCGCCAGCGTGCTATTGAGACCGGTGCAGGTCGCCTTATGCTTGACGTGGCGGACGTTACGCCTGGTTTTTACCTGCTGCGTTTGGATGCTGCTGGAGAGCGGATGGTTCGGAAGGTGATTGTGGAATAA
- a CDS encoding alpha/beta hydrolase family protein — translation MSSFRTVELSKPAYESQGLRYLTVKTENLRGRGDICLFVPETERRDLPIYLLLHGVYGSSWSWALSGGAHQTARRMMEMGEIAPAILAMPSDGLWGDGSSYTRHHGRSFDRWIVDDVVTAVRENIGAAAENEKLCIGGLSMGGYGALRLGALYGDRFAAISGHSSVTRLREIADFVEEDMGDLAERTPLPDIIDAVLDHRATLPAMRFDCGLEDELLDANRRLHAQLEGAGIAHTYEEFPGGHEWGYWATYLERTLRFFDAAV, via the coding sequence ATGTCCTCCTTCCGCACCGTTGAATTATCAAAACCCGCCTACGAAAGTCAGGGCTTGCGCTACCTAACCGTAAAGACGGAAAACTTAAGGGGGCGGGGGGATATCTGCCTGTTCGTGCCGGAGACGGAACGGCGGGATCTCCCGATTTACCTGCTACTCCACGGAGTGTACGGAAGTTCGTGGTCATGGGCACTATCGGGCGGAGCGCACCAGACGGCGCGGCGGATGATGGAGATGGGGGAGATTGCGCCGGCCATCCTGGCGATGCCTTCGGACGGGCTGTGGGGGGATGGCTCCAGCTATACTCGTCACCACGGCCGCTCGTTTGATCGGTGGATCGTGGACGACGTTGTGACGGCAGTGCGGGAGAATATCGGGGCGGCGGCGGAGAACGAGAAGTTGTGCATTGGCGGTCTCTCGATGGGGGGCTACGGAGCGTTGCGCTTGGGAGCGCTGTACGGCGACCGGTTTGCGGCGATATCCGGACACAGCTCGGTGACGCGGCTCCGCGAGATCGCCGATTTTGTAGAAGAAGATATGGGGGATCTGGCGGAACGTACTCCGTTGCCCGACATCATCGATGCCGTCCTCGACCACCGGGCCACTTTGCCCGCCATGCGTTTTGATTGCGGACTGGAGGATGAATTGCTGGACGCTAACCGTCGGTTACACGCCCAACTGGAGGGAGCGGGCATTGCGCATACTTACGAGGAGTTCCCCGGTGGCCACGAGTGGGGGTACTGGGCGACGTATTTGGAGCGAACGCTGCGGTTCTTTGATGCGGCGGTGTAG